A genome region from Planifilum fulgidum includes the following:
- a CDS encoding MBL fold metallo-hydrolase, with translation MKFLPRVFPVNCYLVEEEDGLTLVDAALSRSAKGILRAAGAIGKPIVRIVLTHAHSDHTGALDALKQALPDVPVFISKRDSRLLAGDLSPDPGEPASPIRGSVPKKLKTRADILLREEDRIGTLLALSAPGHTPGSMAFLDTGSGALIAGDAFQTKGGIAVAGQLRPGFPFPALATWHQRTALESAKKLGKHRPSLLAPGHGPMLKQPGDSIERALAEAERKLERQ, from the coding sequence GTGAAGTTCCTGCCCCGCGTCTTTCCCGTCAACTGTTACCTGGTGGAGGAAGAGGACGGTTTGACACTGGTTGACGCGGCGCTTTCCCGCAGCGCCAAGGGGATTTTGCGGGCGGCCGGCGCGATCGGGAAACCGATCGTCCGGATCGTTCTGACCCATGCCCATTCCGATCACACAGGCGCCCTTGACGCCCTCAAACAGGCGCTCCCCGATGTTCCCGTCTTCATCTCGAAACGGGATTCGCGTCTTTTAGCCGGAGATCTCTCCCCGGATCCGGGGGAACCGGCTTCCCCGATCCGCGGCAGCGTCCCCAAAAAGCTGAAGACGCGGGCGGACATTCTCCTCCGGGAGGAAGACCGGATCGGAACGCTCCTCGCCTTGTCCGCACCGGGCCATACGCCGGGTTCGATGGCCTTTCTCGACACGGGAAGCGGCGCCCTGATCGCCGGGGATGCCTTTCAGACGAAGGGCGGGATCGCGGTGGCCGGACAGCTGCGTCCGGGGTTTCCCTTTCCCGCCTTGGCCACCTGGCATCAGCGGACCGCGCTGGAAAGCGCGAAGAAACTTGGGAAACACCGCCCTTCTTTGCTCGCCCCAGGTCACGGACCCATGCTGAAACAACCGGGAGACAGCATCGAGCGCGCCCTTGCCGAGGCTGAACGCAAGCTTGAGCGGCAATGA
- the namA gene encoding NADPH dehydrogenase NamA, with the protein MSLIFEPYTHKNVTLSNRIVMSPMCMYSATREGEVTDWHIVHYGTRAVGRVGLIMLEATAVESRGRISDRDLGIWNDRHVDGLKKIVDFAHGQGVKIGIQLAHAGRKAELDEPIIAPSAIPFDERSKMPQEMSKAQIEEVIRAFREGARRADAAGFDVVEIHAAHGYLLHEFLSPIANRREDEYGGSLANRFRLLKEVVRAVREVWTADRPLYVRISAVDHDERGLTLEDSVEIARLLKEEGVDLIDVSSGGMVPKPPARVYPGYQVRYSETIRKEVEIPTGCVGIITTPEQAEEILGNGRADLVFLGRELLRNPYWVIDAARRRGLSFDGARQYERAYR; encoded by the coding sequence ATGTCCCTCATCTTCGAACCCTACACCCACAAAAACGTAACCCTTTCGAACCGAATCGTCATGTCCCCGATGTGCATGTATTCGGCGACCCGGGAAGGAGAGGTGACCGACTGGCACATCGTCCACTACGGAACGAGGGCCGTCGGCAGGGTCGGACTGATTATGCTGGAAGCCACCGCCGTGGAAAGCCGCGGGCGGATCAGCGACCGCGATCTCGGAATCTGGAATGACCGCCATGTGGACGGCCTGAAAAAAATCGTCGATTTCGCCCACGGTCAAGGGGTGAAAATCGGGATCCAGCTGGCCCACGCAGGGCGAAAGGCGGAGCTGGACGAGCCGATCATCGCCCCCAGCGCCATCCCCTTCGACGAGCGGAGCAAGATGCCGCAGGAGATGAGCAAAGCCCAGATCGAGGAAGTGATCCGGGCTTTCCGGGAAGGGGCGCGCCGGGCGGACGCGGCCGGCTTCGACGTGGTGGAAATTCACGCGGCCCACGGATACCTCCTCCACGAGTTTCTCTCCCCCATCGCCAACCGGAGGGAGGACGAGTACGGCGGCTCCCTCGCCAACCGCTTCCGGTTGCTGAAGGAGGTGGTCCGGGCGGTTCGGGAAGTGTGGACGGCGGATCGCCCCCTGTACGTGCGCATCTCCGCCGTCGATCATGACGAGAGAGGGCTCACCCTGGAAGACAGTGTGGAAATCGCCCGCCTGCTGAAGGAAGAGGGCGTCGACCTGATCGACGTCTCCTCCGGCGGCATGGTTCCGAAGCCCCCGGCCCGGGTGTACCCCGGCTATCAGGTTCGCTATTCGGAAACCATCCGGAAAGAGGTGGAGATTCCCACCGGCTGCGTCGGAATCATCACCACCCCGGAGCAGGCGGAGGAAATCCTCGGAAACGGGCGCGCCGACCTCGTCTTCCTGGGAAGGGAACTCCTCCGCAATCCCTACTGGGTGATCGACGCCGCCCGCCGGCGCGGCCTTTCCTTTGACGGGGCCCGGCAATACGAGCGGGCGTATCGATAA
- a CDS encoding GbsR/MarR family transcriptional regulator encodes MEDIKNRLGEEIARSFKWSGNSPLNGHLFSLLLFSEKPLGLQEMADELGVTKAAVSVRIRALERLGLCEKVSRLGDRRDFYQLAEDAGLVSIRISLAALRHISSFLEDLLADFPTDYPEEERAAFETAKRRLVEMKALHDLCLERLDGLDEEWEKRKKSL; translated from the coding sequence TTGGAGGATATCAAGAACCGGCTCGGCGAAGAGATCGCCCGCTCCTTCAAGTGGAGCGGGAACAGTCCGCTGAACGGGCATTTGTTTTCTCTGCTCCTGTTCTCCGAAAAGCCGCTCGGCTTGCAGGAAATGGCCGACGAGCTGGGAGTGACCAAGGCGGCGGTCAGCGTGCGCATCCGCGCCTTGGAGAGGCTCGGCCTGTGCGAAAAGGTCTCCCGCCTGGGAGATCGGAGGGACTTCTATCAGTTGGCGGAGGATGCCGGCCTGGTCTCGATCCGGATCAGTCTGGCGGCGCTGCGCCATATCTCATCGTTTTTGGAAGACCTTCTCGCGGATTTTCCTACCGACTATCCCGAGGAAGAGAGGGCGGCTTTTGAGACGGCCAAACGGCGCCTGGTGGAAATGAAGGCGCTGCATGATCTTTGCCTTGAGCGGCTGGACGGACTTGATGAAGAATGGGAGAAAAGGAAAAAATCCCTTTGA
- a CDS encoding efflux RND transporter permease subunit — protein MSWLTRFSLKNVAAVLILILLVTLGGVYSAGQMKMEAMPDISFPVIVAITPYPGASPEDVDEKVTQPIEQALMGTKGAKKVQSISADSTSVVVVEFDFDADLDKIQREMEEAVSRLQLPDEAMDTTFNRFGFDTFPMMIVSLYSKDKKPEELEKWVKEEVEPALKSVAGVGRVDVKGQGPKAVVVRLKPDKLKKYNLTSQQVQQALQGNNVSIPVGDLRVDRLDMPVRVDRKITSVEDLRNMRLTVYPDAQAGMKQAFEQIGQGMEGLGQAVGGLGQAVGGLGEAVGQLGQGLGQVGQGVGLVQAQVQLLQSAQQLQAQLLGDRIALNDAEQRLRENPADGEAAREVAMLKAKIQAEEKGLKEIDNRIRQIQKQMPQPKGTGGKNAQLPSGLQPPKATGQKMTKPSSAGEQKIRTIKLSDIAEVKETSEGNTLITRTNGKPSVNIEVVQAPDGNVVEAVDGVKAKLDELKRKHPEIETTLLHDQSRAVKDSIMTMVREGLLGALFASLVILVFLRNLRTTLIAIVSIPLSVLTTLMLLNQADITLNIMTLGGLAVAIGRVVDDSIVVIENIYRHFSKTRERGVSLIQYATKEVGSAIASSTMTTVAVFVPLGMVSGIVGKVFVPFAVTVVIALLSSLVVAVTVVPLLAKLTLLNGKKLKTEHRESRLARVYRQALSWALDHRKTVLLLSTVILLASLLLIPVVGTSFLPADKDKAIRIEVKMPSGTALEVTNEKAKEIEDQLKTYPEVRVVSTTVGNLRGQLAGDGSIGSTNRVNTFVSLDPDTKMDAFVKRVRDDMERIRGDAELNVHEVNSMIPTSGEIVAVVKGDRIKDIRKVAEELTERMEKMDSLANVTNNLSEQKELVNIEVDQKKAAKEGLSAAQVAMSIRGLFEADTVTELENGSQVQEIKLGLERKDLDSVKKLKDIRIMGPTGDLVRLGDVAEVKKVKGPVTIQKENGQPYATVTGDITISDSGAVSREVRQIIGEMDLPSGISVNLSGETEEMDKSFAQLGVAMVVAVLAVYLVMIIAFGEATAPFTIMFSLPYAVIGGLVGLWISGQPISVSALIGALMLIGIVVTNAIVLIDRVQQQRARGLDVRSALLEAGGTRLRPILMTAFATIFALLPLGLGYGEGSLISQGLAVVVIGGLTSSTFLTLFIVPIMYSILTGVKERVIGKRAGSSA, from the coding sequence TTGAGCTGGTTGACCCGCTTTTCCCTGAAAAATGTGGCCGCCGTACTCATCCTGATCCTCCTCGTCACCCTCGGCGGGGTGTATTCGGCGGGACAGATGAAGATGGAGGCGATGCCGGACATCTCTTTTCCGGTGATCGTCGCGATCACTCCCTATCCCGGAGCGTCGCCGGAGGACGTGGACGAAAAGGTGACCCAGCCCATCGAGCAGGCGCTCATGGGCACAAAGGGGGCGAAAAAGGTCCAGTCCATCTCGGCGGACAGCACCTCGGTCGTGGTGGTGGAATTTGATTTCGATGCCGATTTGGACAAGATTCAGCGAGAGATGGAAGAGGCGGTGAGCCGGCTCCAGCTTCCCGACGAAGCGATGGACACCACCTTCAACCGCTTCGGCTTTGACACCTTCCCCATGATGATCGTCAGCCTGTACAGCAAAGATAAGAAGCCGGAGGAACTGGAAAAATGGGTGAAGGAAGAAGTGGAGCCGGCCTTGAAATCGGTCGCCGGCGTCGGACGGGTCGACGTCAAGGGGCAGGGTCCCAAGGCCGTGGTGGTTCGGCTCAAGCCGGACAAACTGAAAAAGTACAATCTGACCTCCCAGCAGGTGCAGCAGGCGCTCCAGGGGAACAACGTTTCCATCCCGGTGGGGGATTTGCGCGTGGACCGGCTGGATATGCCGGTGCGCGTCGACCGGAAAATCACCTCCGTCGAGGACCTGCGGAACATGCGCCTGACGGTCTACCCCGACGCCCAGGCGGGGATGAAGCAAGCCTTTGAGCAGATCGGACAGGGAATGGAAGGATTGGGGCAGGCCGTCGGCGGTTTGGGGCAGGCCGTGGGCGGACTCGGTGAAGCGGTGGGTCAGCTCGGCCAGGGATTGGGCCAGGTGGGCCAGGGAGTGGGACTGGTGCAGGCCCAGGTGCAGCTGCTGCAGTCGGCACAGCAGTTGCAGGCCCAGCTTCTCGGGGATCGCATCGCCCTGAACGATGCGGAACAGCGGCTCCGGGAAAATCCCGCCGACGGGGAAGCGGCCCGCGAAGTGGCGATGTTGAAGGCCAAGATTCAAGCGGAGGAAAAGGGGCTCAAGGAAATCGACAACCGGATCAGACAGATTCAAAAGCAGATGCCCCAACCGAAGGGAACGGGCGGGAAGAACGCCCAACTCCCCTCCGGCCTTCAGCCGCCCAAGGCGACCGGCCAGAAGATGACGAAACCGTCCTCCGCCGGGGAGCAGAAGATCCGGACGATCAAACTGTCCGATATTGCCGAGGTCAAGGAGACGTCGGAAGGGAACACCCTGATCACCCGGACCAACGGCAAGCCCTCGGTCAACATTGAGGTAGTCCAGGCGCCGGACGGGAATGTGGTCGAAGCGGTCGACGGGGTTAAAGCCAAACTGGACGAACTGAAGAGGAAGCATCCGGAGATCGAGACCACCCTCCTGCACGATCAGTCCCGGGCCGTGAAGGATTCCATCATGACGATGGTGCGGGAAGGGTTGCTGGGCGCCCTGTTCGCCTCCCTGGTGATTCTGGTGTTCCTGCGCAATCTGCGCACCACCCTGATCGCCATCGTGTCCATTCCGCTTTCGGTGCTCACCACGTTGATGCTGCTAAATCAAGCGGACATCACCCTCAACATCATGACCCTGGGCGGCCTTGCCGTGGCCATCGGCCGGGTGGTGGATGACAGCATCGTCGTGATCGAGAACATTTACCGCCACTTCTCCAAGACCCGGGAGCGGGGGGTCTCCCTGATCCAGTACGCCACCAAGGAAGTGGGTTCGGCGATCGCCTCTTCGACGATGACGACGGTGGCCGTGTTCGTTCCTCTGGGAATGGTGAGCGGGATCGTCGGAAAAGTTTTCGTTCCCTTCGCCGTCACCGTCGTGATCGCCCTGCTCAGCTCGCTGGTGGTGGCGGTGACGGTGGTGCCGCTGCTCGCCAAATTGACCCTTTTGAACGGAAAAAAGCTGAAGACGGAACACCGGGAGAGCCGATTGGCCCGGGTTTACCGGCAGGCCTTGTCCTGGGCGCTGGATCACCGGAAAACGGTCCTGTTGCTCTCCACGGTGATACTGTTGGCCAGCCTGCTCCTCATTCCGGTGGTGGGAACCAGCTTTTTGCCGGCGGATAAGGACAAGGCGATCCGGATCGAGGTGAAGATGCCCTCCGGCACGGCGCTGGAGGTGACCAACGAGAAGGCGAAGGAGATTGAAGACCAGTTGAAGACCTATCCCGAGGTCCGCGTCGTGTCCACCACCGTGGGGAACCTGCGCGGGCAGCTGGCGGGGGACGGTTCGATCGGCAGCACCAACCGCGTCAACACGTTTGTCAGCCTGGACCCCGATACGAAGATGGACGCCTTCGTGAAGCGCGTCCGCGACGACATGGAGCGGATCAGGGGAGACGCGGAATTGAACGTGCATGAGGTGAACAGCATGATCCCCACCAGCGGCGAAATTGTCGCCGTGGTGAAGGGGGACCGGATAAAGGACATCCGCAAGGTGGCCGAGGAGCTTACGGAACGGATGGAGAAGATGGACAGCCTGGCCAACGTGACCAACAACCTGAGCGAGCAGAAGGAACTGGTGAATATCGAAGTCGACCAGAAGAAGGCGGCCAAGGAAGGATTGTCCGCCGCCCAGGTGGCCATGTCGATCCGGGGCCTGTTTGAGGCGGACACCGTGACGGAGCTGGAAAACGGTTCCCAGGTGCAGGAGATCAAGCTGGGGCTGGAGCGGAAGGATCTCGATTCCGTGAAGAAGCTGAAGGATATCCGGATCATGGGCCCCACCGGGGATCTGGTCCGGCTCGGGGACGTGGCCGAGGTGAAAAAGGTGAAGGGGCCGGTGACGATCCAGAAGGAAAACGGCCAGCCCTACGCCACCGTCACCGGGGACATCACCATCTCCGATTCCGGCGCCGTCTCCCGGGAGGTGCGGCAGATCATCGGCGAGATGGACCTGCCCTCCGGCATCTCGGTAAACCTCAGCGGAGAGACCGAGGAGATGGACAAGAGCTTCGCCCAGCTGGGCGTGGCCATGGTGGTGGCCGTGCTGGCGGTCTATCTGGTGATGATCATCGCCTTCGGCGAAGCCACCGCTCCCTTCACCATCATGTTCTCCCTGCCGTACGCGGTGATCGGGGGACTGGTGGGATTGTGGATCTCCGGTCAGCCCATCAGTGTCTCCGCCCTGATCGGAGCGCTGATGTTGATCGGGATCGTGGTCACCAATGCCATCGTGTTGATTGACCGGGTGCAGCAGCAGCGGGCGCGGGGGCTGGACGTTCGTTCCGCGCTGCTGGAGGCGGGAGGAACCCGACTGCGCCCGATCCTGATGACCGCTTTCGCCACCATTTTCGCCCTGCTTCCCCTGGGGCTGGGCTACGGTGAAGGAAGCCTGATCTCCCAGGGGTTGGCGGTGGTGGTGATCGGCGGGCTGACGTCCTCCACGTTCCTCACCCTGTTCATCGTTCCGATCATGTACAGCATCCTTACGGGAGTGAAGGAGCGGGTGATCGGAAAGCGCGCCGGTTCGTCGGCATGA
- a CDS encoding quinone-dependent dihydroorotate dehydrogenase, whose translation MYSLWRRLLFRYDPERAHEWAVRGLESLQSFPALLSLSRKFYAVENPALEVSLWGLSFPNPVGLAAGFDKNATVYPALSAFGFGHIEVGTITPLPQPGNRKPRLFRLPREEALINRMGFNNRGARQAMEHFTRLPRPRLPIGINIGKNRNTPNEQAFQDYRCSLRALYRHGDYFVINISSPNTEGLRDLHRPEALKPLLEDILGEREVLREETGEIRPLLLKISPDLTDEALETAVDVSLEAGIDGFIATNTTLSREGISSPLREEAGGLSGRPLAKRSTEVIRRIFRHTDGRVPIIGTGGIFTGEDAYEKIRAGASLVQVYTGMIYRGPSIARKINRELLQLLKRDGFSHIRQAVGKDA comes from the coding sequence TTATGGCGACGTCTCCTGTTTCGATACGATCCCGAGCGGGCGCACGAATGGGCGGTCCGGGGGCTGGAGTCCCTTCAATCCTTCCCCGCGCTTCTGTCTCTGTCCCGCAAATTCTACGCGGTGGAAAACCCGGCCCTGGAAGTTTCTCTTTGGGGGCTGTCCTTTCCCAATCCGGTGGGACTGGCCGCCGGCTTCGACAAAAACGCCACGGTTTATCCGGCCCTTTCCGCCTTCGGCTTCGGACACATCGAGGTGGGGACGATCACCCCGCTGCCGCAGCCGGGCAACCGCAAGCCCCGCCTGTTCCGGCTGCCCCGGGAAGAAGCCCTCATCAACCGGATGGGTTTCAACAACCGCGGAGCCCGTCAGGCGATGGAGCATTTCACCCGTCTCCCCCGGCCCCGCCTGCCCATCGGCATCAACATCGGAAAAAACCGCAACACTCCCAACGAACAAGCTTTTCAGGACTATCGGTGCAGTCTCCGCGCCCTGTACCGCCACGGCGATTATTTCGTCATCAACATCAGTTCTCCCAACACGGAGGGGCTCCGGGACCTGCATCGGCCGGAGGCGCTGAAGCCGCTTCTGGAAGACATCCTCGGCGAGCGGGAAGTGCTGCGGGAGGAAACCGGGGAAATCCGCCCCCTCCTCCTCAAGATCTCGCCGGACCTGACCGATGAGGCCCTGGAGACGGCGGTGGATGTCTCCCTGGAGGCGGGGATCGACGGGTTTATCGCCACCAACACCACCCTTTCCCGGGAGGGGATCTCCTCCCCCCTCCGCGAAGAAGCGGGGGGACTCAGCGGCCGCCCCCTGGCGAAGCGATCCACCGAAGTGATTCGCCGCATCTTTCGGCACACCGACGGACGCGTCCCCATCATCGGAACGGGAGGCATCTTCACCGGAGAGGACGCCTACGAAAAAATCCGCGCGGGAGCCAGCCTCGTCCAGGTGTACACCGGGATGATCTACCGGGGACCTTCCATCGCCCGGAAAATCAACCGGGAACTGCTCCAGCTCCTGAAGCGGGACGGATTCAGTCACATCCGGCAGGCGGTGGGAAAGGACGCTTGA